A DNA window from Eptesicus fuscus isolate TK198812 chromosome 8, DD_ASM_mEF_20220401, whole genome shotgun sequence contains the following coding sequences:
- the LOC129149963 gene encoding skin secretory protein xP2-like yields the protein MGAGRWTPPPEPHRPHQPPTSKPLSPNRQKALFNSVLQCCACGNRTRPEDLEPKEAEPKAPAQGADVAPPVTPKVHPEELEAELEAELEAELEAELEAELEACAPPEPVPPPAASPAAAVEPGPAPDTTEAPPALEEEPSPGPLLVPASEEELPVEAPTQGPLIECAQPAPRGNVKKAVKVVAGGFRAICCTFAAVK from the exons ATGGGTGCAGGGAGATGGACTCCTCCACCCGAGCCACACAGGCCCCACCAGCCTCCAACCTCGAAGCCGCTCAGTCCCAACAGGCAGAAGGCACTTTTCAACTCAGTGCTGCAGTGCTGTGCCTGCGGAAATCGCACCAGGCCAGAAGACCTGGAGcccaaggaggcagagcccaagg caccagcccagggggCAGACGTGGCTCCTCCTGTAACACCCAAAGTCCACCctgaggagctggaggcagagctggaggcagagctggaggcagagctggaggcagagctggaggcagagctggaggcgtGTGCACCTCCAGAGCCCgtgccacctccagcagcctctccagctgcagctgtggagccagggccggccccagacaCAACTGAGGCCCCACCAGCGCTGGAAGAAGAACCCTCCCCGGGACCCTtgctggttcctgcctcagaggaggagctgcctgtggaggcgCCAACTCAAGGGCCGCTGATTGAATGTGCTCAACCTGCCCCAAGGGGAAA CGTGAAGAAAGCAGTTAAAGTTGTAGCCGGTGGATTCAGGGCTATTTGTTGCACATTTGCAGCTGTGAAATAA